One part of the Polycyclovorans algicola TG408 genome encodes these proteins:
- a CDS encoding IS630 family transposase, translating into MGRGRPLPELKLTAEENNRLVEWTRRHKTSQALAMRARIVLACAQGAQNIEAAARLHVSKQMVGKWRRRFVERRLDGLLDDPRPGAPRRIGDDLVEAVIAKTLQSKPVDATHWSTRALADHMKLSQSSVSRIWRAFGLQPHRQETFKLSTDALFVDKVRDIVGLYLAPPEKAVVLCVDEKSQIQALDRTQPILPMTPGLPERRTHDYMRHGTTTLFAALDVATGKVIGQLHRRHRAAEFLKFLATLDQSVPDDAEVHVVMDNYRTHKTPAVKRWFARHPRFHPHFTPTSASWINQVERWFAEITRKQIRRGTHRSTRELEQAIRDYLSTYNQNPRPFVWTKTADQILDSVKRFCLRISDSGH; encoded by the coding sequence ATGGGACGTGGACGGCCATTGCCGGAACTGAAGCTCACGGCGGAAGAGAACAATCGGCTGGTCGAATGGACGCGCCGGCACAAGACCAGCCAGGCGCTGGCGATGCGCGCACGTATCGTGCTCGCCTGCGCGCAGGGGGCGCAGAACATCGAGGCGGCGGCACGGTTGCACGTCTCGAAGCAGATGGTTGGCAAGTGGCGGCGGCGGTTCGTGGAGCGCCGTCTGGATGGGCTTTTGGACGATCCGCGACCGGGGGCGCCCCGGCGCATCGGGGATGACCTGGTGGAAGCCGTCATCGCCAAGACGCTGCAGTCCAAGCCGGTGGACGCAACGCACTGGAGCACGCGCGCCTTGGCCGACCACATGAAGCTGTCGCAGTCGTCGGTGTCGCGCATCTGGCGGGCGTTTGGCTTGCAGCCGCATCGTCAAGAGACGTTCAAGCTTTCCACCGACGCCCTGTTTGTTGACAAGGTGCGGGATATTGTTGGGCTGTACCTGGCGCCACCCGAGAAAGCCGTCGTGCTCTGCGTCGACGAGAAGAGTCAGATTCAGGCGCTGGATCGCACGCAGCCGATTCTGCCGATGACGCCCGGCCTGCCGGAGCGGCGCACGCACGACTACATGCGCCACGGCACCACCACGTTGTTCGCCGCGCTGGATGTGGCGACCGGCAAGGTGATCGGGCAATTGCACCGACGCCATCGTGCCGCCGAATTCCTGAAGTTCCTGGCAACGCTTGACCAAAGCGTGCCCGACGATGCCGAAGTCCATGTCGTGATGGACAACTACAGAACCCACAAAACCCCTGCGGTAAAGCGCTGGTTTGCACGACATCCACGATTCCACCCGCATTTCACCCCGACCTCTGCATCGTGGATCAATCAGGTCGAACGCTGGTTTGCCGAGATCACACGCAAGCAGATTCGGCGTGGCACTCATCGCAGCACCCGCGAACTGGAGCAAGCCATCCGCGATTACCTCTCAACCTACAACCAAAATCCCAGACCGTTTGTCTGGACCAAGACCGCAGACCAAATCCTCGATTCCGTCAAACGGTTTTGTCTGCGGATTTCTGACTCGGGACACTAG
- a CDS encoding glycosyltransferase family 2 protein, producing MKLSVILSTFNAPHWLTKSLLGYAQQQYRDFEVVIADDGSTEETRALIARMRDETGLTLRHVWQRDDGFRKCRILNKAVLQAQGDYLLFSDGDCIPRRDFVAVHAARAAPGHWVAGSYYKLPMVTSQAITAQDIASGRCFDLRWLRAHGLPSSHKTVKLTATPGVARWLNQLTPARCDFKGANGAAWKADVLRVNGFDERMGYGSEDSEFGTRLLNAGIRARSVRYDAVCLHLDHPRGYVDQAAYARNRALRKHNQRQRVSRTDFGIAELQRDGYPRAAAIAN from the coding sequence ATGAAGCTTTCCGTCATCCTCTCGACCTTTAACGCGCCCCACTGGCTGACAAAATCATTGCTGGGGTACGCGCAGCAGCAGTACCGCGACTTTGAGGTGGTGATTGCCGACGACGGCTCGACCGAAGAAACCCGTGCCTTGATCGCGCGAATGCGCGACGAAACCGGGCTGACCTTGCGCCATGTCTGGCAGCGCGACGACGGCTTTCGCAAATGCCGCATCCTCAACAAGGCGGTGCTGCAGGCCCAAGGCGACTACCTGCTGTTCAGCGACGGCGATTGCATTCCGCGCCGTGACTTTGTTGCCGTGCACGCGGCCCGGGCGGCGCCGGGGCACTGGGTCGCGGGCAGTTATTACAAGCTGCCGATGGTCACCAGCCAGGCCATCACTGCGCAGGACATCGCCAGCGGCCGCTGCTTCGACCTGCGCTGGCTCAGGGCCCATGGCCTGCCGTCCAGCCACAAGACGGTGAAGCTCACGGCCACGCCCGGTGTGGCGCGTTGGCTCAATCAGCTCACACCGGCGCGCTGCGACTTCAAGGGCGCCAACGGCGCGGCATGGAAGGCCGACGTGTTGCGCGTAAACGGCTTTGACGAGCGCATGGGCTACGGCAGCGAAGACAGTGAGTTCGGCACCCGCCTGCTGAACGCCGGGATTCGTGCCCGCAGCGTGCGCTACGACGCGGTCTGCCTGCACCTTGATCACCCACGCGGCTACGTCGACCAAGCCGCCTACGCTCGCAACCGGGCGCTGCGCAAGCACAACCAACGCCAGCGAGTCAGTCGCACCGACTTCGGCATTGCCGAACTGCAGCGAGACGGTTACCCGCGTGCCGCCGCCATCGCCAACTGA
- a CDS encoding glycosyltransferase family 2 protein, which produces MLRHQLASLVRNPPTALDVRVRVFFSHDDPATENLLAAFAAHRPPGIEWHWHALPTPQLMRRTIGRNLAARRSPADWLWFTDCDVLFGAGCLDALADRLRGQSAVLVHPGIEWTTDLLRDSAIQRASVDAPLDCEPNLTFTPHAVTRATGPLQIVRGDVVRRVGYCAATPAFLTPATHWCKTREDRVFRWLLGTQGQGLAIPRVQRIRHLSKGRYGPTARLTALRQSVRRAKDDWLRR; this is translated from the coding sequence TTGCTGCGTCATCAGCTGGCCTCGCTGGTGCGCAACCCGCCCACGGCACTCGACGTTCGCGTCAGGGTGTTCTTCAGCCATGACGATCCAGCGACCGAGAACCTGCTTGCGGCATTCGCCGCGCACCGGCCACCCGGCATTGAATGGCATTGGCACGCCCTGCCCACGCCGCAGTTGATGCGGCGGACGATTGGCCGCAACCTCGCCGCGCGGAGGAGCCCCGCCGACTGGCTGTGGTTCACCGATTGCGATGTCCTGTTCGGCGCGGGCTGTCTGGACGCGCTGGCTGATCGGCTGCGTGGTCAGTCGGCTGTGCTGGTGCATCCGGGTATCGAGTGGACCACCGACCTGTTGCGCGATTCGGCGATCCAGCGGGCGTCGGTCGATGCGCCGTTGGACTGTGAGCCCAACCTCACCTTCACACCCCACGCCGTCACCCGCGCCACGGGGCCCCTGCAGATCGTCCGCGGCGATGTTGTGCGCAGGGTCGGTTACTGCGCGGCAACCCCCGCGTTTCTGACCCCCGCGACGCACTGGTGCAAAACCCGGGAAGACCGCGTGTTCCGCTGGCTGCTCGGCACTCAGGGGCAAGGGCTCGCGATCCCCAGGGTGCAGCGTATCCGCCACCTCAGCAAAGGCCGTTATGGTCCGACCGCACGGCTGACCGCGCTTCGACAGTCCGTGCGCCGCGCAAAGGACGACTGGTTGCGTCGATAA
- the hrpA gene encoding ATP-dependent RNA helicase HrpA, which produces MSAAKPEALRAAFAAVREQLLIRDAERLQRTLSGKRLDPVRFEQDVARALRAAENRQRLRPTVIDYPEELPVVQARDEIKAAIESHQVIVLCGETGSGKTTQLPKICLELGRGTRGLIGHTQPRRLAARSVATRIAQELKTPLGQLVGFETRFDRRVSEQTLVKLMTDGILLAEMQRDRRLLAYDTIIIDEAHERSLNIDFLLGWLKHLLRERPELKLIITSATLDPERLAAHFSTVPPPLPNPSPARGEGLTVPPTRSEPASASLSPLSPRGRGAGGEGRALGAETPAPILKVEGRAYPVDVRYRPPDPDGDLDAAVADAIAECWHPRPGHGSAAEGRRPAPLSREAGEGGTDGGAVGGERARLQPQGDVLVFLPGEREINDLARSLPGRFPRAEVLPLYSRLPAQQQDRVFSHGHAPRIVLATNVAETSITVPGIRYVVDLGTARISRFSPRLGVQQLHIEPVAQSAANQRAGRCGRVGPGICIRLFEAADFAGRPLFTDPEILRSNLAGVILQMTALKLGEVEHFGWVDAPEHRHISDAYRLLQTVGALDDDRQLTPLGREIARLPLDPRIARIALAGRETPAPEAVWVLAAALSVQDPHEVPPEAQTQARQQHATWRHAKSDFLTLLQLWERWQAEAAGLKQNGQRKWCKARFVNYLRMTEWVQVYQQVADLLRERQGNAPPGVRREAWTPIPPETLERLSPDLHRALLAGLIDHIGLKRPEAPEFQGPRGRKFVIFPASVLAKKAPQWVMSAQLVQTSKLFARTNAAVDPAWLETVGAHLLKRSLQDPVWNAERGEVTSTEYISLFGLPLAKRSRHYGSSQPAEARALFIRDALVGGQLLKKPKVLLANLALIESVREKEARLRRPDLLASDEQLAAFYDARLPPEVCTDAGLRKWLHATRGASLALSETDALRPGASSDVGELFPDHLVVAGINLKLSYTHDPGEDADGVSFHIPQSQLFALPEAAFDWLVPGLQPALVEALIRSLPHKLRRYCTPAAEFARAVLESAGPSDGPLVVVLSRELHRMCGVALEPGDFEPDKLPAHLRPRLVLEDEHGRKLGESNALATLHQRHREPARAALQKVAAKAEATQPWTREGLQTWDFDALPAQVPLPNGAAAHPALSLAGEQVHLRLFESADAAIAAHRDGCRALLLGQMPDRLRDLRRTAKSRLGTTLIGRPYTAEDLAANLARRAADDILMDPTPRDRAAFQTAFEKCGRFSRYALDLLDDVVPWMATQRELRARLRDVAAHVEAVNDINLQLDALLAPGFIERLHEDMWPRMPVYLKAIGVRLDRLALKPQRDAELMAQIQPVAARLPAPFHPAHGLLEEWRVMLFAQQLKAQGGPSAEKIRALLDGKD; this is translated from the coding sequence ATGAGCGCAGCGAAGCCTGAGGCGCTGCGCGCCGCCTTTGCCGCCGTGCGCGAGCAATTGTTGATCCGCGATGCCGAACGCCTCCAGCGCACGCTCTCCGGCAAGCGTCTCGACCCGGTGCGTTTTGAGCAGGACGTGGCGCGCGCCCTGCGCGCCGCTGAAAACCGCCAGCGGCTGCGGCCGACGGTCATCGACTACCCCGAAGAATTGCCGGTGGTGCAGGCGCGTGACGAGATCAAGGCGGCCATCGAAAGCCACCAGGTCATCGTGCTGTGCGGCGAAACCGGCTCGGGCAAGACCACGCAATTGCCGAAAATCTGCCTGGAGCTGGGCCGCGGCACGCGCGGGCTGATCGGCCACACCCAGCCGCGACGGCTCGCCGCGCGCAGCGTCGCCACCCGCATCGCGCAGGAGCTGAAAACCCCGCTGGGCCAACTGGTCGGATTCGAGACGCGCTTCGACCGCCGCGTGTCGGAGCAGACCCTGGTCAAGCTGATGACCGACGGCATTCTGCTGGCCGAGATGCAGCGCGACCGCCGCCTGCTGGCCTACGACACGATCATCATCGACGAGGCCCACGAGCGCAGCCTCAACATCGATTTTCTGCTCGGCTGGCTCAAGCATCTGTTGCGGGAACGGCCCGAGCTGAAGCTGATCATCACTTCGGCGACCCTGGATCCGGAGCGCTTGGCGGCGCACTTTTCGACAGTGCCGCCCCCTCTCCCCAACCCCTCTCCCGCGAGGGGAGAGGGGCTTACTGTGCCGCCAACCCGAAGCGAGCCTGCAAGTGCCTCGCTTTCTCCCCTCTCCCCTCGCGGGAGAGGGGCTGGGGGAGAGGGCCGCGCCTTGGGCGCGGAAACGCCAGCCCCCATCCTCAAAGTCGAAGGCCGCGCCTACCCGGTGGACGTCCGTTATCGGCCGCCCGATCCGGATGGCGACCTCGACGCCGCCGTGGCTGACGCCATCGCCGAGTGCTGGCATCCACGCCCCGGACATGGTTCGGCGGCGGAAGGCCGCCGTCCTGCGCCCCTCTCCCGTGAAGCGGGAGAGGGGGGGACCGACGGCGGCGCCGTCGGTGGGGAGAGGGCGAGGCTTCAGCCTCAGGGTGACGTGCTGGTCTTCCTCCCCGGCGAGCGCGAAATCAACGACCTCGCGCGCAGCCTGCCGGGGCGCTTTCCGCGTGCCGAAGTGCTACCGCTGTATTCGCGCCTGCCCGCGCAGCAGCAGGACCGCGTGTTCAGCCATGGCCACGCGCCGCGCATCGTGCTCGCCACCAACGTCGCCGAAACCTCGATCACCGTGCCCGGCATCCGCTACGTGGTGGACCTGGGCACTGCGCGCATCAGCCGCTTCTCGCCGCGCCTCGGTGTGCAGCAGTTGCACATCGAACCGGTGGCTCAGTCCGCCGCCAACCAGCGCGCCGGCCGCTGCGGGCGGGTCGGGCCCGGGATCTGCATCCGGCTTTTCGAGGCGGCGGACTTTGCCGGGCGCCCACTGTTCACCGACCCGGAAATCCTGCGCTCGAACCTCGCTGGCGTGATTCTGCAAATGACCGCGCTCAAGCTCGGCGAGGTGGAGCATTTCGGCTGGGTCGATGCCCCCGAGCATCGCCACATCAGCGACGCCTACCGCCTGCTGCAAACCGTGGGCGCGCTGGACGACGACCGCCAGCTCACGCCGCTGGGCCGCGAGATTGCCCGCCTGCCGCTGGACCCGCGTATCGCGCGCATCGCCCTCGCCGGCAGAGAGACCCCGGCGCCGGAAGCGGTGTGGGTGCTGGCCGCCGCGCTGTCGGTGCAAGACCCGCACGAAGTACCGCCCGAAGCCCAGACCCAGGCCCGCCAGCAGCATGCGACCTGGCGCCACGCCAAGTCCGACTTCCTCACCCTGCTGCAACTTTGGGAGCGCTGGCAGGCCGAGGCCGCAGGGCTCAAGCAGAACGGCCAGCGCAAATGGTGCAAGGCGCGCTTCGTGAACTACCTGCGGATGACCGAGTGGGTGCAGGTGTATCAGCAGGTCGCTGACCTGTTGCGTGAGAGGCAGGGCAACGCCCCGCCAGGCGTTAGGCGCGAGGCGTGGACGCCCATCCCGCCCGAGACCCTCGAACGGTTAAGCCCCGATCTGCACCGCGCGTTGCTGGCGGGTCTCATCGACCACATTGGCTTGAAGCGCCCCGAAGCGCCCGAATTCCAGGGCCCGCGCGGCCGCAAGTTCGTCATCTTTCCGGCGTCGGTGCTCGCCAAGAAGGCGCCGCAGTGGGTGATGAGCGCGCAACTGGTGCAGACCTCGAAACTGTTCGCCCGCACTAATGCGGCGGTGGACCCGGCCTGGCTGGAAACCGTGGGCGCGCACCTGCTCAAGCGCAGCCTGCAAGACCCGGTGTGGAACGCCGAGCGCGGCGAGGTGACCAGCACCGAGTACATCAGCTTGTTCGGCCTGCCACTGGCCAAACGCAGCCGCCACTACGGCTCCAGCCAGCCGGCCGAGGCGCGCGCCCTCTTCATTCGCGATGCCCTGGTGGGCGGACAACTGCTGAAAAAACCCAAGGTGTTGCTCGCCAATCTGGCGCTGATTGAATCGGTGCGCGAAAAGGAAGCGCGCCTGCGCCGCCCCGACCTGCTGGCCTCCGACGAGCAACTGGCCGCCTTCTACGACGCGCGCCTGCCGCCCGAGGTGTGCACCGACGCCGGGTTGCGCAAATGGCTGCACGCGACGCGGGGCGCGAGCCTTGCACTGAGCGAAACCGATGCGCTGCGGCCGGGTGCCAGCAGCGATGTGGGCGAGCTGTTCCCCGATCATCTGGTTGTCGCCGGGATCAACCTCAAGCTCAGCTACACCCACGACCCCGGGGAAGACGCGGACGGCGTGAGCTTCCATATTCCGCAGTCGCAGTTGTTCGCGCTACCCGAAGCAGCCTTCGACTGGTTGGTGCCCGGCCTGCAACCCGCGCTGGTCGAGGCGCTGATCCGCAGCCTGCCGCACAAGCTGCGCCGCTACTGCACGCCCGCCGCGGAGTTTGCGCGGGCGGTGCTGGAGTCGGCAGGGCCAAGCGACGGCCCGCTGGTGGTCGTGCTCAGCCGTGAACTGCACCGCATGTGCGGCGTGGCGCTGGAACCGGGCGACTTCGAGCCCGACAAACTGCCCGCCCACCTGCGGCCAAGGCTGGTGCTAGAAGACGAGCACGGCCGCAAGTTGGGCGAGTCCAACGCCTTGGCCACACTGCATCAGCGCCACCGCGAGCCCGCCCGTGCGGCCTTGCAAAAGGTCGCCGCCAAGGCTGAAGCCACCCAGCCGTGGACGCGCGAGGGCCTGCAAACCTGGGACTTCGACGCGCTGCCGGCACAGGTGCCGCTGCCCAATGGCGCGGCCGCGCACCCGGCGCTGTCGTTGGCGGGCGAGCAGGTCCACCTGCGCCTGTTCGAGTCAGCGGACGCAGCGATCGCTGCGCATCGCGATGGCTGCCGCGCGCTGCTGCTGGGACAGATGCCCGACCGGCTGCGCGACCTGCGCAGAACCGCCAAGTCACGCCTGGGCACCACGTTGATCGGCCGACCCTACACCGCCGAAGACCTTGCGGCCAACCTCGCCCGGCGCGCCGCTGACGACATCCTGATGGACCCGACGCCGAGAGACCGCGCGGCGTTCCAGACGGCATTCGAGAAATGCGGCCGGTTTTCGCGCTACGCGCTCGATCTGCTCGACGACGTGGTGCCGTGGATGGCCACCCAGCGCGAGTTACGCGCGCGACTGCGCGATGTTGCCGCGCACGTCGAGGCGGTGAATGACATCAACCTGCAACTCGATGCTCTGCTGGCACCCGGCTTCATCGAGCGCCTGCACGAAGATATGTGGCCGCGCATGCCGGTGTACCTGAAGGCCATCGGCGTGCGGCTCGACCGGCTCGCGCTCAAGCCACAGCGCGACGCTGAGTTGATGGCCCAGATCCAGCCAGTTGCCGCGCGCCTGCCCGCACCGTTTCACCCGGCGCACGGCCTTCTGGAAGAGTGGCGGGTGATGCTCTTTGCCCAGCAACTCAAGGCCCAGGGCGGGCCATCGGCCGAGAAAATTCGAGCGCTACTGGATGGCAAAGACTGA
- a CDS encoding glycosyltransferase family 2 protein yields the protein MTPPLHFYIFSFNRGRFLAHCVRSIETCAPGATLTVMDDASDDPETVAVLKRVGECHEVVVRAGGEGSKHGGLSANMQAALDRTDAPRVCFLQDDMQLVRPLDETDAAAINRWFEQRPNAAFLHPAFLKGCNAARDRQITRFDDATGCYLREAERLSVGGHYSDIFIADTARLRAQGWQFTAREHGNEPQARRLFGPMGFMFAPFVMWLPSVPAYRGRSKTRAMQHAERRQGCGFHPLRMMSQAHAEAFRQRDPQQLPVAETFLRLEDAARLTTPWRYHPFQNASLLRNLDKLERSLSRLWSTRG from the coding sequence ATGACCCCGCCGCTGCACTTCTACATTTTCTCTTTCAACCGCGGTCGTTTTCTGGCCCATTGTGTGCGCTCCATCGAGACTTGCGCCCCGGGCGCGACGCTGACGGTGATGGACGACGCCAGTGACGACCCCGAAACCGTCGCCGTTCTGAAGCGGGTCGGTGAGTGTCACGAAGTGGTGGTCCGCGCAGGCGGCGAAGGCTCCAAGCACGGCGGACTCAGCGCCAACATGCAGGCGGCGCTGGACCGTACCGACGCGCCACGCGTGTGCTTTTTGCAGGACGACATGCAGTTGGTGCGGCCACTGGATGAGACCGACGCCGCAGCCATCAATCGCTGGTTTGAACAACGGCCCAACGCGGCGTTTTTGCACCCGGCGTTTCTCAAGGGCTGCAATGCCGCCCGCGACCGGCAGATCACCCGCTTTGATGACGCCACCGGCTGTTACCTGCGCGAGGCCGAGCGGCTCAGCGTTGGTGGGCACTACTCAGATATTTTTATCGCCGACACGGCGCGGCTCAGGGCGCAGGGCTGGCAGTTCACCGCCCGCGAGCATGGCAACGAGCCGCAGGCCAGGCGGCTGTTCGGCCCCATGGGCTTCATGTTTGCGCCGTTCGTCATGTGGCTGCCGTCGGTGCCGGCCTATCGGGGCCGTAGCAAGACCCGGGCGATGCAGCATGCCGAGCGGCGTCAGGGCTGCGGATTTCATCCGTTGCGCATGATGTCGCAGGCCCACGCCGAGGCCTTCCGCCAGCGCGACCCGCAGCAGTTGCCCGTCGCCGAGACTTTTTTGCGGCTTGAAGACGCGGCGCGGCTGACCACCCCGTGGCGCTATCACCCGTTTCAGAACGCGTCGCTGCTGCGCAACCTCGACAAGCTGGAGCGCAGCCTCAGCCGCCTGTGGTCGACGCGCGGCTGA
- a CDS encoding glycosyltransferase family 2 protein: MKLSVLVTTYNALRWLENVVWGYAVQTHRDFELIIADDGSGPETAERIRALRVETGLDIVHLWQPDEGFQKCRVLNKAILAARHDYLVFSDGDCIPRADFLAVHAARAQRGYFLSGSYYKLPMTTSEAITVDDIRTQRCFDIGWLRAHGLPAGRKNLKVIAGPRLARFLNATTPTRCNLKGANASAWRDDVLRVNGFDERMQWGGLDREFGVRLLNAGVRSRHVRFDAICLHLDHPRGYANPERVAFNKALRQSHAREGTVETGHGIRQLLASGFTPDQARVPDTAGAA, from the coding sequence ATGAAGCTTTCCGTACTGGTCACCACCTACAACGCGCTGCGATGGCTGGAGAACGTCGTCTGGGGGTATGCCGTGCAAACCCACCGCGATTTCGAGCTGATCATCGCCGACGATGGCTCGGGTCCCGAGACCGCAGAACGCATCCGTGCACTGCGCGTTGAGACCGGGTTGGACATCGTGCACCTCTGGCAGCCTGACGAGGGCTTCCAGAAATGCCGCGTCCTCAACAAGGCGATTCTGGCCGCGCGCCATGACTACCTCGTGTTTTCAGACGGCGACTGCATTCCGCGTGCCGACTTTCTCGCGGTGCACGCGGCGCGCGCCCAGCGCGGTTACTTCCTGTCGGGCAGCTATTACAAATTGCCCATGACCACCAGCGAGGCGATCACCGTGGACGACATCCGCACCCAGCGCTGCTTCGACATTGGCTGGCTGCGCGCCCATGGTCTGCCCGCCGGCCGCAAGAATCTCAAGGTGATCGCCGGTCCGCGCCTCGCCCGCTTCCTCAATGCCACGACGCCGACCCGCTGCAACCTCAAGGGCGCCAACGCCTCGGCGTGGCGTGACGACGTGTTGCGGGTCAACGGCTTTGACGAACGCATGCAGTGGGGCGGACTCGACCGCGAGTTTGGCGTGCGGCTGCTCAATGCCGGGGTCAGGTCGCGGCACGTGCGCTTTGATGCCATCTGCCTGCACCTTGACCATCCGCGCGGTTACGCCAACCCCGAACGCGTGGCCTTCAACAAGGCGCTGCGGCAGTCACACGCCCGCGAGGGCACGGTCGAAACCGGGCACGGTATCCGCCAGTTGCTGGCTTCAGGTTTCACACCTGACCAGGCGCGGGTGCCGGACACGGCGGGCGCGGCATGA
- a CDS encoding glycosyltransferase family 2 protein yields the protein MTLTPPRVADGAWHAVCRHFFRLAASGIVPARWFSPAPPMQRDAVTGRLTIEVVSHCWQYAHLLKHQLSSLVLHPPQQVDVRVTVFHAVEDADTVALLAYFARHEVPGVRWNWQVLPPDQLMRRCIGRNQAALATTANWVWFTDCDLVFGEGCLDALAENLQGRTDALVYPQVEHCTSLLADDDASLAGFSPEADLAGTVVDFKARAVSRATGPLQIAHGDVARAVGYCDAIAAYKPGADHWQKCYEDRTFRWLLGTRGVPLDIPGVQRIRHVSKGRYRAGGRMATLRQQIRKAKDRA from the coding sequence GTGACACTGACGCCGCCCAGGGTGGCCGACGGTGCGTGGCATGCCGTCTGCCGTCATTTTTTTCGGCTGGCGGCCAGCGGCATTGTGCCGGCGCGCTGGTTTTCGCCCGCGCCACCCATGCAGCGTGACGCCGTCACCGGCCGCCTGACGATTGAAGTGGTCAGCCACTGCTGGCAGTACGCGCACCTGCTCAAGCACCAGCTCAGCTCACTGGTCCTGCATCCGCCGCAACAGGTCGATGTTCGCGTCACCGTGTTTCATGCCGTCGAAGACGCTGACACCGTGGCCCTGCTCGCCTACTTCGCGCGTCACGAGGTCCCCGGCGTGCGCTGGAACTGGCAGGTGTTGCCACCCGACCAACTGATGCGCCGGTGCATCGGTCGCAACCAGGCAGCGCTGGCCACGACGGCCAACTGGGTGTGGTTCACCGACTGTGATCTGGTCTTTGGCGAGGGTTGCCTCGACGCGCTGGCTGAAAATCTGCAGGGTCGCACCGACGCCTTGGTCTATCCGCAGGTGGAGCATTGCACTTCGTTGCTGGCGGACGACGACGCCTCGCTGGCCGGCTTTTCGCCTGAAGCCGATCTGGCCGGCACCGTGGTGGACTTCAAGGCACGCGCTGTGTCGCGGGCCACCGGCCCTCTGCAGATCGCCCATGGTGACGTGGCGCGGGCGGTCGGTTACTGCGACGCCATCGCGGCCTACAAACCGGGCGCCGATCATTGGCAGAAATGCTACGAGGACCGCACCTTTCGCTGGTTGCTGGGCACCCGCGGCGTGCCGCTGGACATCCCCGGGGTCCAGCGCATCCGCCATGTGTCCAAGGGTCGGTATCGCGCCGGCGGCCGCATGGCGACGCTGCGCCAGCAAATCCGCAAGGCCAAGGACCGCGCCTAG
- a CDS encoding FkbM family methyltransferase: MSTTAERDPGKTQAWGAHAPTGLAGWVIRICHALPGTSRIWYRLTRLLRGPIKRAPVRPFDVNALGMELRLLNRGNFCEMTALYAPQFYDVPELDWLAAQLADGGTFVDIGGNIGLYSLAMAHRLGSRISIHTVEPDAELSARMRFNAEHNGLSINLAPVALSDHEGIATLKIDARQRGQNSLQDGTANGQADTREVPVNTLLALCQSRDITRIRAMKIDVEGHEPRILGHFFDNAPETLWPEALLIEHVHDDNRLMQRLIDALGYVEQGRTSRNLLLSRASTTGG; encoded by the coding sequence ATGAGCACGACCGCCGAGCGTGACCCCGGCAAGACCCAAGCCTGGGGTGCCCACGCCCCGACCGGCTTGGCCGGCTGGGTCATCCGTATCTGCCACGCGCTGCCCGGCACCTCGCGCATCTGGTACCGCCTGACGCGGCTGTTGCGCGGGCCGATCAAGCGGGCGCCGGTGCGACCCTTCGACGTCAACGCGCTGGGCATGGAGTTGCGGCTGCTCAACCGCGGCAATTTCTGCGAGATGACCGCGCTGTATGCCCCGCAGTTTTACGACGTGCCGGAGCTCGACTGGCTCGCCGCGCAACTCGCCGACGGCGGCACCTTTGTCGACATCGGCGGCAACATTGGGCTTTACAGCCTGGCGATGGCACACCGGCTGGGGTCGCGCATCAGCATCCACACCGTCGAGCCCGACGCCGAGCTTTCAGCGCGAATGCGCTTCAACGCCGAGCACAACGGCCTCAGCATCAACCTGGCACCGGTGGCGCTGAGTGATCACGAGGGCATCGCGACGCTGAAGATCGACGCCCGACAGCGCGGCCAGAACAGTCTGCAGGACGGCACGGCGAACGGTCAGGCGGACACCCGGGAGGTCCCGGTCAACACGCTGCTGGCACTGTGCCAGTCACGCGACATCACCCGCATCAGGGCGATGAAGATTGACGTCGAGGGCCACGAGCCGCGCATCCTCGGGCACTTCTTCGACAATGCCCCGGAAACCCTATGGCCCGAGGCGCTGTTGATCGAGCACGTCCACGACGACAACCGGCTGATGCAGCGCCTGATCGACGCGCTGGGCTATGTCGAGCAGGGCCGCACGTCGCGTAATTTGCTGCTCAGCCGCGCGTCGACCACAGGCGGCTGA